Sequence from the Ascaphus truei isolate aAscTru1 chromosome 3, aAscTru1.hap1, whole genome shotgun sequence genome:
ACTTTTTAATTTTAGGAAGTGGTTTTTATTCAGATCTTTCCATCCAAGCCCGAATTCAGGCTTTTAACCAAGGTATATACATTTTCCcttctccattatatatatatatatatatagattttctatttattttattttttaattttttaatttttattttattttaaacaaagaTCAATTTTAGACAACCACATTGTATTATTGGTTAAATGTTTTGTCTAtttaaacactaatcacgtgtcctaCATTAAATTAAATGACTTGGGGAAGAGtgagggcctctgcaaccgcccgcgccccccagtttgcgcaccaaaTTCCCTTAAAATTTGCAGAGGTGAGTCATAGATTGCGCTATATACTGTGGTGGGCACCACTAGGCATGAATTCTTCCAAGCATTTATACCCGGGCAGTGTATGTGGATCACTATAGGCATTTGAGGACATTATTGACTTAATATTGGAAAATTCCATAGAGtacagagactgactgagcacCATTTCAACACTGTACTGATATTTATTTACTGTGCTGATGATGATTATTATATGAATTGTAGGAAGAATATTGAACTAAAATGAGGAACTCGTGCcttaaaaagaaagaaacaccTACAAGTATATATACTTGCACACTTGCTGTATGTTGGCACACCTACATTTACCTTGTATATATTACATGCCACATGCCTTTCATTATATAGGTTACATGCCACATGCCTTTCTAATGCAACTACAGACAAAGCTTTGTAAAGCCAAAACACCCTCTGGTACTTCCACTGCCTCTGAAAAAAACCCATATCTTCTGCTTTGTCTCAATGTGCTCCCTTTGCACATTTTGATTTATTCAATAATTTAGTGCATCATTGCTCCAAATGCTAATATATGCAATGTGCTACTATATCAATCAACCAACCAGTAACCAGCCTctctctatactgtatatgtacactgtATCATAAATGTCCTGATGAGAGTTAATGAACCGTAGAGGGGTTAATTGTATGGGTAGATACAGTACAACAGCCTCCCATCACAGGGTGTGGGAAGAAACCTAGCCACagccaccttctagaaggtgcctAGTGATGTCTTTAAATAATGTTACTAAGTAGAATGTCATACCCCTCCCCCAGTCATCATAGAGACTAGTGATGTCACTATGGGGTTTCTCTAGTGGGGTTGGAATATTCTACTTCAGATCCCAGCAGGAGACCAAGGTgagggatgtaaataatgtaaGTCGTGTgagtctgtaactgtgtgtgttagTATCAGGACCCCTTTGTTATTTTCTAGTTTAGGGAAAGTGTCCCTCCTAAATATGGTCCTGAGGCGGGTTCCACCCCCAAGAGGGGGTGGACAGGTACTCTATAGGAGATCCTCAGTAAGGGCCTCACAGTAACACCCCCGAGAAGCTCTGATAGGGTGGGCATCTTCATACAAGAGGGCATCCTGCCTACGGATCCCATTGTTGGAAGGAGCAGCCATCATCCAGCATTGGATTGCCACAGATAGTGACAATAAAGGAAACAATGTGCCCCTTTGGAAAATGCTGCTTGACCAAACCAAggaaaaaatgtatacagtatgttgttccTGTGAATAAAAGTTAACAGAAAAGTTCCCGGCGCCCTTTTTCATATCGTCTAATGCTCACCATACCAGCTCTGCACGAATGCCATCACCCTGAGAAACGAGACACTGATCACCTGCACATAAGCAACACCTGACTAGACATTTGGATCATTGTGGTGTGGCGCCTCTTCTTTTtttgggctggggggggggaagaggtgttataataatacattttttttaatatatatatataatatatatatatatatatatatatatatatatatatatatctgttgaaGCACAGCTgcatgcgaaacgcgttgaggtttGCGTCAGGGTCTGTGATCACGCTTGTACAGACACTTGTACTGACGGACGCTCCTGGAGTTTAGTGCTCCTTGGTTGGTTCAGGGACCTGGTGTACTCTGTCTCTGCTGAACACAACCTATGAACCACAGAACCTACCCTTTGGAGATCCGTATTAGGTTTTTAATTGTACATTTCAGAAACTGCTTGTGAATCTTTTAATACAATTTTCGCATTTACTTATCCTTGGTGTGTTTTATCTTTCCATATATTCACCCAATTGAACATGTAAGAATAATTTTCAAACACTGATCTTTTTCTAGAGTGCTGCATTATCTGGGGAATGAGACTACCTTGAGGTCTATTGGCTGGCAGAGTAAGCCACAACACCGACGGCCATATTGTTTCCTCAGTTTGCCTGGGACAACCCTGGTGTACCCTGGGCTTGCTGCTCCAGAACAATGCTCTGCACTTCCGGGATTTACTGTGGTTGCCAAGCAACCAACGGTTCACGTTGCTCTAAGCAAGCCCTTGCTTTTTAAAGTAAAACTTCTTTGCTGGGACCAAATCTCTTTCTTGAGACGGAAGTAGgttatggaagtgacgtcactgctggcaaaTGATGCAGTCGGGCCGCACGTGCGCAGAAGCTGCCCTCAGCACTGTCAGCTCGCACATGCGGCAATCGCCGCTATCAAGTGCAGAGTCCAGAAGAGTCCTCGGGCTTTGGCGCACGCGCAGAAGAATAATCCGGCcggtgtgcatgcgcagaggcctctgGAGCTCAGCAGTTGACAGTGTGTCGCGCATGGGCAGCAGCACCAGGAGAAGAAGACACGGAGATGAGaccacacacaaggaattcacagttagtgcaAATAGCcaatagaggggaggggggtggggggggctgtgccgagcacacgcattctaagtcaaacttctttgcgttttgtcaatgaaattgtattttgatttttaattaaaaacatcaccaaatacaatttctgtgacaaaacagtgacaaaagacaaagaagtttcacttaaatgcGTGTGCACCGAGGCaagttaggccgtgattataccaaaaatcaCCAGTGGCCGTAAAACAAAATACAACTAAAGTAACCATACCAGCGCGCCGCTGGAGCGGACTCCTGAAGTGATTTGGAAAATTGTTTCTGGctggcgacggccgcgtcacgtgagcagttcagccaatgaaagTGAAcagctcacggccacgcctccccatctccGCTTCTCCTCCCCCGTATTATCAAGAGGCCGCTCGGCAGCAGCGCAGGGTGACATCACCGGATCACACTGCTGctcagcggcatctggtataatccaggcctaaggcctcggccaagcttcccgctggcgcgctgaggctcagggaaagcaggtgctttccctggccttgcgggtgctttccctgctcgccgtcagggggcgggccagtgacgtcacagctggttcgccctcattggcgaaccgctcacgtgaccggccctgcgctccggcaagcggggacattttaaatttccctaagacctacgcttccgcgcgcttgcggaagcgtaggcgatcccctactaaagccgctctaattgcggctgtaggggctcagtgctgagcgggagcgcgccctagccagcaagcagcaaccatggacgaggccttacagaTGTTTCTGGAGTGCCACGGTTCTGTCAAGAACTCCTCCCAACTGCTAAAGTGTACCGGCACAACATGGGCAAATTTTAGTATTAATTTATACACAGCTTCCAAGTTCACTTATTAGACATATTcagcttaaaaaataaataaaaaaaaaaaaaaacactgcaacCTCTCCATGGATTAAAAAAAACTACGATATAGTTAGAGGTCCTTCTAGAAATGTTCTCTCGCTAATTTCTTCCAGGATCCTGTCGAAATGCCTCGTTACCTTACCAACACAACATTTTTTTCTTGCAACCAATGTTGTCACCATGTGAGTGGACAGTGAAAGAACTGGCCTAGCCCTTTTTGTTTGAAACAATCACCAATTGGCTATTGCACGGTGTCTGTAGAGATTAAGAACAGTATGTCTATGGACACGGAGCCAAAGCCATATGGATTTGATTGTGCATTGTAGTGAAAAAGGTCACCGGAGGGTCATCTGTAGACAAAGCACCAAGCACATTGATTTCACATCAAATAAGTATTTAATGTTTAAAGAGAGATGCCCACATGATGAAGCGGTGTACTTCACCTGGTGTCCACATTCACAAGTCTGCCCTGTTCCTCTTAATCGACAGTACCACAAGCAAATACATATTATTCTCCCCAAACCACATTAGTGTCTGAATTATAGATCAGGGCCATTTCTTTGGCAACATTGAAAAAGTCTCAGATTTTCTTATTCATATAAAACATTTGGCTAATAAGCAGCCTTTTAAGGTGCGTGGGTATATTAGATGGCCATAACCTTGTTCTAAGGTTGCTTATCACTCTCGTGAAGGGCACTAAATCAGGAAGATCTCAGCCCACGTGGCAAAGAAAATCAGCACTGAATAGTTTAAAGCAGCCCATCATACATTTGCTTTCATTTTTCACATCAGTAGGTTGTACACAGTTGACATTCAGTTTTTTAATTGCTGTGGGGAAAcgaaccttaaaaaaaaaaaaaaataagctttTGAGAGGAGGGGTGGAGAAGTGACATTATACTGTAGTTGCTTGTGAGGCTGTGCCTGTGATGGATGTGATCGTATCTGAAGTGTGGCCATTCCTGGTTGTGAAAATAGAGGCTCTCAGAGCAATGCAGATGTATCTAGACAACGCCAGCAAGTGAGTGGAAATCTTGGGATGACATTTGCTTGGAAATCCAAATTACTTCCTCAGGTTTCTTCTGTGCCGAGAAGACCTGCAATGCATAACACTGCATGCTCATCCAGCACTGGACAGGTTAATAACGTTTATTAATCTTTTTCCAAATCCCGTTTTATTCAGTGCTGCCAAAAACTGCAGCAGGTTGTCACTGGGTGAAATATTAcccgcaataaaaaaaaaatattgctttaACCGTTACAGTGGGATCATGTTTCATCTTTCATTTCTGCAAGGTATTAAGTCCATGAgccactattattaaaatatccACCATCAACTCGTTATGTGCAGACCGTGTCCAAAAACTCCAAGTACACTTTTTTCTGCAGGGAAGTAGCTGGCACAAAATGCCCTCCTGCATGTGTGAGTATAACCGGCTTCTCAAAGTGGGAGGCAAGGTCTTGGCTCATGTTCCCTGGGATGACGCGGTCAGTCTCGCCATAGACGTGCAGGGAGGGAACCGCGATGGGCTCCCGGTAATATTCCTCATGTTGAGAAGAACGGCTTTTAAAGCCGGCAACCAGCACAGCAAAGTCAAACTGAAAGCGGGTATCTCCTCGCTGCTTCAGAGCACATAGCATGGCCACCAGCGCAGCTCCTTGGCTGAATCCCAAGATGCCATTGAAGGGCCCCAGCTCACAAAGGGCCTTGGCCACAGTCTGCAAAGACTCCTCTAAACCTGCACAGTTCTTCACCTCTTCCATGGCATCAAAGCTGTTGTTGTGAGGGTTTGAGAACCACCAACCTCGGGGCTCATCCTGGGCAGGGCCTGAGCCTTCACCACTGGAACTGGTATCTGGGGAAAGAGACACTGATTAGATCCATGGAATCACCAGATGCAACTAAACAATCTATATGCAGGGTACTGTAAAGTGTGGATAGGATGCGCCCTTTATTACACCTCGACTATGGAGATTATGTTACCTTTCATGTGTCCAAAATAAAGAGGAACCTCCTTTTGTGTAATAATCACAGTGTTGAGCATTACCCGCCCACCTTCCATTGGAAAAGCAACCTTTCCCCtgcttattaaaataaaaaataaattaaaaaaaaaaaaaaaaaaacatgggagAGGTTTGATTTCATCTATCACTTCGCTTTATTATATTTTGTGTTAAGCAGGAACTTGCACATGCACAATTCCTGCCCACGTCCTGCAGTTTCCTGAAGAGACAGTTTAGGCTAAGGGTACATTGAAAAGCATTGTCCTTTCAAGTTAAAAATGAAATGTCcattcctctccccacccctcatgCAAGTTAAAAATGAAATGTCcattcctctcaccccccccccccccccacccctcatgcTTGCTATAAGCATTGATGTTTAATCATTTTAATTTGAGATAAGTGGGACTGTCCAGctaaaattttattatttcttCTCTCATTTATATGGACATTGCTGAAATGGCATAAAGGAGGTGGTTAATCATTACATGGAGAGGGGCAGATTTTCAGACATGTTTATGAGACACATAATATCAGGGACGGTTTAACCAGTAGTCAAACTACACATTTGCCTAG
This genomic interval carries:
- the OVCA2 gene encoding esterase OVCA2 — encoded protein: MATPSAAAGRGPVLRLLALHGYRQNERSFREKTGALRKILRGRAEIVSFSAPLLVPEPDTSSSGEGSGPAQDEPRGWWFSNPHNNSFDAMEEVKNCAGLEESLQTVAKALCELGPFNGILGFSQGAALVAMLCALKQRGDTRFQFDFAVLVAGFKSRSSQHEEYYREPIAVPSLHVYGETDRVIPGNMSQDLASHFEKPVILTHAGGHFVPATSLQKKVYLEFLDTVCT